In one window of Candidatus Zixiibacteriota bacterium DNA:
- a CDS encoding rhomboid family intramembrane serine protease produces the protein MFIPIRDNLPTLRTPFVTVTLIVINTLVFILSWLTGQANFEGITMTYGFTPDFVLDLHDRYTTPSWIYLTPFTSMFMHGGWMHLIGNMLFLWIYGNNIEDFFGSVRFLLFYLLSGIAAIALYSALNLDSQVPLVGASGAIAGVMGAYMLLHPKAEITVLMFFFFIQFITIPARVLLGFWIGYQLLMSALGAAGGGGIAWLAHVGGFVFGYLVLLLYRKARGAGSTPTSGPRVYRMQW, from the coding sequence CGGTCACTCTCATTGTAATCAATACCCTTGTTTTTATCCTCTCATGGCTTACAGGCCAGGCGAACTTTGAAGGCATTACCATGACCTATGGCTTCACTCCCGATTTTGTTTTAGACCTCCACGACAGATATACCACGCCGTCATGGATTTATTTAACGCCATTTACATCAATGTTCATGCACGGCGGCTGGATGCACCTGATAGGCAATATGCTTTTTCTCTGGATTTATGGAAATAATATTGAAGACTTTTTTGGCTCTGTTCGATTTCTTCTTTTCTATCTCCTGTCTGGAATTGCGGCAATTGCTCTTTACTCGGCGCTCAATTTGGACTCCCAGGTCCCGCTTGTTGGTGCGTCTGGAGCAATAGCGGGAGTCATGGGCGCGTATATGCTGTTACATCCGAAGGCCGAGATAACTGTTCTCATGTTTTTCTTCTTCATCCAGTTCATCACTATCCCGGCGCGGGTCCTTCTCGGTTTCTGGATAGGATACCAGCTCCTCATGTCGGCTTTGGGCGCTGCCGGCGGCGGAGGAATCGCATGGCTTGCCCATGTCGGCGGATTTGTATTCGGCTATCTCGTACTGCTCCTATACCGAAAAGCTCGGGGTGCAGGCTCTACTCCAACGAGTGGCCCGCGAGTTTATCGCATGCAGTGGTAG
- a CDS encoding rod shape-determining protein, producing MISAPPKKQSRSEGSNLGFFDSLSNDIGIDLGTANTLVYVRNQGIVLNEPSVVAIEKSTGKILAVGSAAKEMTGRTPSGIEAIRPLKDGVIADFDMSEKLIANFIRRVVKHKYLMKPRVVISVPSGITEVEKRAVRDSAEGAGAREVYLIQEPMAAAIGVGLNVDQPTGIMIIDIGGGTSEIAVIALNGIVNDTSIRVAGDEFNDSIINYLKKNYNLLIGELTAEDIKIKIGSAFPLEKELTMEVKGRDLVAGVPKNLKVSSVQIREALSETLDIVVEAVRQALEQTPPELASDILERGIILTGGGALLRGLDKLLRQETNLPVNVADDPLTCVVRGTGKVLENFQKYTKVLERSRKD from the coding sequence ATGATATCAGCCCCGCCAAAAAAACAGAGCCGCTCAGAAGGAAGTAATTTGGGTTTTTTCGATTCACTTTCGAATGATATCGGGATTGATCTTGGCACTGCCAACACTCTTGTCTATGTACGCAATCAGGGAATAGTTCTCAACGAGCCTTCTGTTGTTGCAATCGAAAAAAGCACTGGCAAAATCCTCGCAGTCGGTTCAGCCGCCAAAGAGATGACCGGTCGTACTCCGAGCGGCATCGAAGCTATTCGTCCACTCAAAGATGGCGTAATCGCTGATTTTGATATGTCCGAAAAACTCATCGCAAATTTTATTCGCCGGGTTGTAAAGCATAAATACCTAATGAAGCCCCGTGTGGTCATCTCTGTCCCTTCAGGCATTACCGAAGTCGAAAAGCGTGCGGTGCGTGATTCTGCCGAAGGCGCAGGCGCGCGCGAGGTTTATCTTATCCAGGAGCCGATGGCCGCCGCGATTGGTGTCGGACTCAATGTCGATCAGCCGACTGGCATCATGATTATCGATATCGGAGGCGGAACTTCGGAAATTGCTGTTATCGCTCTGAATGGAATCGTGAATGACACCTCAATCCGTGTCGCAGGGGATGAGTTTAATGATTCGATCATTAACTATCTCAAGAAAAACTATAACCTGCTTATAGGTGAATTGACAGCCGAAGATATAAAAATCAAAATAGGCTCGGCTTTCCCGCTTGAAAAAGAGCTGACGATGGAAGTCAAAGGACGCGACCTTGTGGCCGGTGTCCCGAAAAATCTCAAAGTCTCCTCGGTACAAATCCGTGAAGCCCTCTCAGAAACGCTTGATATCGTTGTGGAAGCAGTGCGTCAGGCACTCGAACAGACACCGCCGGAACTGGCTTCTGATATTCTCGAACGGGGTATTATCCTCACCGGAGGGGGCGCCCTTCTCAGAGGGTTGGACAAGCTGCTCCGTCAGGAAACAAATCTGCCTGTAAATGTCGCCGATGATCCGCTGACCTGCGTTGTGCGCGGTACCGGCAAAGTTCTTGAGAATTTCCAGAAATACACAAAAGTCCTTGAGCGCAGTCGCAAAGACTGA